A genomic segment from Mus caroli chromosome 17, CAROLI_EIJ_v1.1, whole genome shotgun sequence encodes:
- the Btnl2 gene encoding butyrophilin-like protein 2 isoform X1, translated as MVDCPRYSLSGVAASFLFVLLTIKHPDDFRVVGPNLPILAKVGEDALLTCQLLPKRTTAHMEVRWYRSDPAMPVIIYRDGAEVTGLPMEGYGGRAEWMEDSTEEGSVALKIRQVQPSDDGQYWCRFQEGDYWRETSVLLQVAALGSSPNIHVEGVEEGEVQLVCTSRGWFPEPEVHWEGIWGEKLMSFSENHVPGEDGLFYVEDTLMVRNDSVETISCFIYSHGLRETQEATIALSERLQTELASVSVIGHSQPSPVQVGENIELTCHLSPQTDAQNLEVRWLRSRYYPAVHVYANGAHVAGEQMVEYKGRTSLVTDAIHEGKLTLQIHNARTSDEGQYRCLFGKDGVYQEARVDVQVMAVGSTPRITREVLKDGGMQLRCTSDGWFPRPHVQWRDRDGKTMPSFSEAFQQGTQELFQVETLLLVTNGSMVNVTCSISLPLGQEKTARFPLSDSKIALLWMTLPVVVLPLAMAIDLIKVKWRRTNGEWNKHKHSSNQENNRNDENHRRRLPSDERLR; from the exons ATGGTGGATTGCCCACGGTATAGTCTATCTGGCGTGGCTGCCTCCTTCCTCTTCGTCCTGCTGACTATAAAGCACCCAG ATGACTTCAGAGTGGTCGGTCCTAACCTCCCAATCCTGGCCAAAGTCGGGGAAGATGCCCTGCTAACGTGTCAGCTCCTCCCCAAGAGGACCACGGCACACATGGAGGTGAGGTGGTACCGCTCCGACCCTGCCATGCCAGTGATTATATACCGGGATGGAGCTGAGGTGACTGGGCTACCGATGGAGGGGTACGGAGGCCGGGCAGAGTGGATGGAGGACAGCACTGAAGAGGGCAGTGTGGCTCTGAAGATTCGCCAGGTCCAGCCAAGTGACGATGGCCAGTACTGGTGCCGCTTCCAGGAGGGGGACTACTGGAGAGAGACAAGCGTGCTACTCCAAGTGGCTG ctctaggaTCTTCCCCAAATATCCATGTGGAGGGAGTCGAAGAAGGAGAGGTCCAGCTTGTGTGCACATCCCGAGGCTGGTTCCCTGAGCCTGAGGTGCACTGGGAGGGCATCTGGGGAGAAAAGTTGATGAGTTTCTCTGAGAATCATGTGCCAGGTGAAGATGGGCTATTCTATGTGGAAGACACACTGATGGTCAGGAATGACAGTGTAGAGACCATTTCCTGCTTCATCTACAGCCATGGCCTCAGAGAGACCCAGGAGGCCACCATCGCTCTGTCAG agaggCTCCAGACCGAGCTGG CTTCCGTTAGCGTAATTGGACATTCCCAGCCCAGCCCTGTTCAAGTCGGAGAGAACATAGAATTAACTTGTCACCTCTCACCTCAAACGGATGCTCAGAACTTAGAGGTGAGGTGGCTCCGATCCCGCTATTACCCTGCAGTCCACGTGTATGCAAATGGAGCCCACGTGGCTGGAGAGCAGATGGTAGAATACAAAGGGAGGACTTCGTTGGTGACTGATGCCATCCACGAGGGAAAACTGACCCTGCAGATTCACAATGCCAGAACTTCGGATGAAGGGCAGTATCGGTGCCTTTTTGGAAAAGATGGTGTCTACCAGGAGGCCCGTGTGGATGTGCAGGTGATGG CGGTGGGTTCCACCCCACGGATCACCAGGGAGGTCTTGAAAGATGGAGGCATGCAGCTGAGGTGTACGTCTGATGGGTGGTTCCCACGGCCCCATGTGCAGTGGAGGGACAGAGACGGAAAGACAATGCCATCGTTTTCCGAGGCCTTTCAGCAAGGGACCCAGGAGCTGTTCCAGGTGGAGACACTTCTGCTGGTCACAAACGGCTCCATGGTGAATGTGACCTGCTCCATCAGCCTCCCTCTGGGCCAGGAGAAAACAGCCCGTTTCCCTCTCTCAG ACTCCAAGATAGCTTTGTTATGGATGACCCTGCCTGTTGTGGTGCTGCCTCTCGCCATGGCTATCGACCTGATCAAGGTGAAATGGCGGCGGACGAATGGTGAGTGG aacaaacacaaacacagcagCAATCAGGAAAATAACAGGAATGACGAAAACCACAGGCGGCGACTTCCTTCTGATGAGAGGCTCAGATGA
- the LOC110283699 gene encoding H-2 class II histocompatibility antigen, E-U alpha chain yields MTTIGALVLKFFFIAVLMSSQKSWAIKEEHTIIQAEFYLLPDKRGEFMFDFDGDEIFHVDIEKSETIWRLEEFAKFASFEAQGALANIAVDKANLEVMKKRSNNTPDANVAPEVTVLSRSPVNLGEPNILICFIDKFSPPVANVTWLRNGQPVTKGVSETVFLPRDDHLFRKFHYLTFLPSTDDYYDCEVDHWGLEEPLRKHWEFEEKTPLPETKENVVCALGLFVGLVGIVVGIILIMKGIQKRNVVERRQGAL; encoded by the exons ATGACCACAATTGGAGCCCTGGtgttaaaatttttcttcattgCTGTTCTGATGAGCTCCCAGAAGTCATGGGCTATCAAAG agGAACACACCATCATCCAGGCAGAGTTCTATCTTTTACCAGACAAACGTGGAGAGTTTATGTTTGACTTTGATGGCGATGAGATTTTCCATGTAGACATTGAAAAGTCAGAGACCATCTGGAGACTTGAAGAATTTGCAAAGTTTGCCAGCTTTGAGGCTCAGGGTGCACTGGCTAATATAGCTGTGGACAAAGCTAACCTGGAAGTCATGAAAAAGCGTTCCAACAACACTCCAGATGCCAACG TGGCCCCAGAGGTGACTGTACTCTCCAGAAGCCCTGTGAACCTGGGAGAGCCCAACATCCTCATCTGTTTCATTGACAAGTTCTCCCCTCCAGTGGCCAATGTCACCTGGCTCCGGAATGGACAGCCTGTCACCAAAGGCGTGTCAGAGACAGTGTTTCTCCCAAGGGATGATCACCTCTTCCGCAAATTCCACTATCTGACCTTCCTGCCCTCCACAGATGATTACTATGACTGTGAGGTGGATCACTGGGGTTTGGAGGAGCCTCTGCGGAAGCACTGGG AGTTTGAAGAGAAAACCCCCCTCCCAGAAACTAAAGAGAATGTTGTGTGTGCTCTTGGGTTGTTTGTGGGTCTGGTGGGCATCGTTGTCGGGATTATCCTCATCATGAAGGGTATTCAAAAACGCAATGTTGTAGAACGCCGACAAGGAGCCCTGTGA
- the Btnl2 gene encoding butyrophilin-like protein 2 isoform X2: protein MVDCPRYSLSGVAASFLFVLLTIKHPDDFRVVGPNLPILAKVGEDALLTCQLLPKRTTAHMEVRWYRSDPAMPVIIYRDGAEVTGLPMEGYGGRAEWMEDSTEEGSVALKIRQVQPSDDGQYWCRFQEGDYWRETSVLLQVAALGSSPNIHVEGVEEGEVQLVCTSRGWFPEPEVHWEGIWGEKLMSFSENHVPGEDGLFYVEDTLMVRNDSVETISCFIYSHGLRETQEATIALSERLQTELASVSVIGHSQPSPVQVGENIELTCHLSPQTDAQNLEVRWLRSRYYPAVHVYANGAHVAGEQMVEYKGRTSLVTDAIHEGKLTLQIHNARTSDEGQYRCLFGKDGVYQEARVDVQVMAVGSTPRITREVLKDGGMQLRCTSDGWFPRPHVQWRDRDGKTMPSFSEAFQQGTQELFQVETLLLVTNGSMVNVTCSISLPLGQEKTARFPLSDSKIALLWMTLPVVVLPLAMAIDLIKVKWRRTNEQTQTQQQSGK from the exons ATGGTGGATTGCCCACGGTATAGTCTATCTGGCGTGGCTGCCTCCTTCCTCTTCGTCCTGCTGACTATAAAGCACCCAG ATGACTTCAGAGTGGTCGGTCCTAACCTCCCAATCCTGGCCAAAGTCGGGGAAGATGCCCTGCTAACGTGTCAGCTCCTCCCCAAGAGGACCACGGCACACATGGAGGTGAGGTGGTACCGCTCCGACCCTGCCATGCCAGTGATTATATACCGGGATGGAGCTGAGGTGACTGGGCTACCGATGGAGGGGTACGGAGGCCGGGCAGAGTGGATGGAGGACAGCACTGAAGAGGGCAGTGTGGCTCTGAAGATTCGCCAGGTCCAGCCAAGTGACGATGGCCAGTACTGGTGCCGCTTCCAGGAGGGGGACTACTGGAGAGAGACAAGCGTGCTACTCCAAGTGGCTG ctctaggaTCTTCCCCAAATATCCATGTGGAGGGAGTCGAAGAAGGAGAGGTCCAGCTTGTGTGCACATCCCGAGGCTGGTTCCCTGAGCCTGAGGTGCACTGGGAGGGCATCTGGGGAGAAAAGTTGATGAGTTTCTCTGAGAATCATGTGCCAGGTGAAGATGGGCTATTCTATGTGGAAGACACACTGATGGTCAGGAATGACAGTGTAGAGACCATTTCCTGCTTCATCTACAGCCATGGCCTCAGAGAGACCCAGGAGGCCACCATCGCTCTGTCAG agaggCTCCAGACCGAGCTGG CTTCCGTTAGCGTAATTGGACATTCCCAGCCCAGCCCTGTTCAAGTCGGAGAGAACATAGAATTAACTTGTCACCTCTCACCTCAAACGGATGCTCAGAACTTAGAGGTGAGGTGGCTCCGATCCCGCTATTACCCTGCAGTCCACGTGTATGCAAATGGAGCCCACGTGGCTGGAGAGCAGATGGTAGAATACAAAGGGAGGACTTCGTTGGTGACTGATGCCATCCACGAGGGAAAACTGACCCTGCAGATTCACAATGCCAGAACTTCGGATGAAGGGCAGTATCGGTGCCTTTTTGGAAAAGATGGTGTCTACCAGGAGGCCCGTGTGGATGTGCAGGTGATGG CGGTGGGTTCCACCCCACGGATCACCAGGGAGGTCTTGAAAGATGGAGGCATGCAGCTGAGGTGTACGTCTGATGGGTGGTTCCCACGGCCCCATGTGCAGTGGAGGGACAGAGACGGAAAGACAATGCCATCGTTTTCCGAGGCCTTTCAGCAAGGGACCCAGGAGCTGTTCCAGGTGGAGACACTTCTGCTGGTCACAAACGGCTCCATGGTGAATGTGACCTGCTCCATCAGCCTCCCTCTGGGCCAGGAGAAAACAGCCCGTTTCCCTCTCTCAG ACTCCAAGATAGCTTTGTTATGGATGACCCTGCCTGTTGTGGTGCTGCCTCTCGCCATGGCTATCGACCTGATCAAGGTGAAATGGCGGCGGACGAATG aacaaacacaaacacagcagCAATCAGGAAAATAA